From the genome of Leptospira licerasiae serovar Varillal str. VAR 010, one region includes:
- a CDS encoding ABC transporter ATP-binding protein: protein MGIILENVKKSFGKPPVDVIKGISLEIKENEFVSLTGKSGSGKSTLLYLISSLDDPSQGVISIDKKKISSLSQTDLHSFRNLHMGFVFQFHYLLPEFTALENVLMPALKAGKLKEKREDAIRLLKRFDLGDKLDHIPSKLSGGQMQRVSIARALVMRPRYLFADEPTGALDSANAKIVMDIFKDINRTEGTTVIMVTHDPDFAKSAKIQIKLVDGMISNGKEEK, encoded by the coding sequence ATGGGAATTATATTAGAAAACGTTAAAAAGAGTTTCGGAAAGCCTCCCGTCGACGTCATAAAAGGGATCAGTCTGGAGATCAAAGAAAATGAATTTGTTTCTTTAACGGGGAAATCAGGCTCCGGAAAAAGCACCCTTTTATATTTGATCAGCAGTTTGGATGACCCTTCTCAAGGAGTTATTAGTATAGACAAAAAGAAGATCAGCTCCTTGTCTCAAACAGATCTGCATTCTTTTAGAAATCTCCATATGGGATTCGTATTCCAATTTCATTATCTTCTTCCGGAGTTTACCGCCCTGGAGAACGTTTTGATGCCTGCTTTAAAAGCCGGAAAACTTAAAGAAAAGAGGGAAGATGCAATTCGTCTTTTGAAACGATTCGATCTGGGAGATAAACTGGATCATATTCCTTCTAAACTTTCCGGGGGACAGATGCAAAGGGTGTCCATTGCAAGGGCTTTAGTTATGAGGCCGAGATATCTTTTTGCGGACGAACCCACCGGGGCTCTTGATTCCGCAAATGCAAAGATCGTAATGGATATCTTTAAGGATATCAATAGAACGGAAGGAACTACCGTCATCATGGTCACTCACGATCCCGATTTTGCCAAGTCTGCAAAGATACAGATAAAACTTGTGGATGGCATGATCTCGAATGGAAAGGAGGAGAAATGA
- the add gene encoding adenosine deaminase, translating to MGVTFSEILERIRILDRDVSELNRLKSRLPADRPYSSSLQISFDKQINNLLNERIRLLDLEISDPPRWLLGDTDAYDSGQRTASAFLEPADLSSKKLQDQDVINLIRELPKTEIHLHLEACVNKETMKKLMVKNGIQLSDEEFEAKFNFKDLNGFIQVFFFIQSLVKEPADLYYFVGSLAEYMRANRILYTEVFFAPSKFIQNGLDFDEMVSQLVEGIREEKQKDGIEIRLLVDVSRSFGPENAMNNLNRVLKLKHKEVIGIGLGGAELMGPARDYAEVFKKAKEAGLRTVAHSGEDDGPWAIWEAVELCKAERIGHGTSAIQDPELVNYLRENKIPIEICVTSNVFTGKYVRKEQNHPVRYYYDQGLPLCINTDDPEIFNVNLTYEYFKLWRFLDFSLDEIVDLIRQGVYATFHPQKETLWKDMEVQIKKVKEKYGLLEHSVQ from the coding sequence GTGGGCGTGACCTTCTCAGAAATTTTGGAAAGAATCCGGATCTTAGACCGGGATGTCTCCGAATTGAACCGTCTGAAGAGCAGACTTCCCGCTGACAGGCCTTATTCTTCTTCTCTTCAAATTTCTTTCGACAAGCAGATCAATAATCTTCTGAACGAAAGGATCCGACTTTTGGATCTGGAAATTTCAGATCCACCTCGTTGGCTTTTAGGAGATACTGACGCTTACGATTCAGGGCAGAGAACAGCTTCCGCATTTTTGGAACCTGCGGATCTTTCTTCCAAAAAGTTGCAAGATCAGGATGTAATCAACCTGATCAGAGAATTGCCTAAGACGGAGATCCATCTTCATTTAGAAGCCTGCGTCAATAAGGAGACCATGAAAAAACTCATGGTCAAGAACGGGATCCAACTCAGCGACGAAGAGTTCGAAGCTAAGTTTAATTTTAAGGACCTGAACGGTTTTATCCAAGTATTTTTCTTCATCCAAAGTTTGGTGAAAGAACCTGCCGATCTTTATTATTTTGTGGGAAGTCTCGCGGAATATATGAGAGCAAACAGGATTCTTTATACCGAAGTATTCTTCGCCCCTTCTAAATTTATCCAAAACGGTTTGGACTTCGACGAGATGGTAAGTCAACTTGTGGAGGGAATTAGAGAAGAGAAGCAGAAAGACGGCATTGAGATCCGACTTCTTGTGGATGTTTCCAGATCTTTCGGTCCTGAAAATGCGATGAACAACTTAAATAGAGTTCTTAAGCTCAAACATAAGGAAGTCATCGGGATCGGATTGGGCGGAGCGGAACTTATGGGACCGGCCAGAGATTACGCAGAAGTATTCAAAAAAGCTAAAGAAGCAGGACTCAGAACGGTTGCTCACTCTGGAGAGGACGACGGCCCTTGGGCAATCTGGGAAGCTGTGGAACTTTGTAAGGCGGAACGTATCGGTCACGGAACTTCCGCCATCCAAGATCCTGAACTGGTAAATTATTTAAGAGAAAATAAGATCCCGATCGAGATTTGCGTTACGTCTAACGTGTTTACTGGAAAATATGTACGCAAAGAGCAAAATCATCCGGTTCGTTATTATTACGACCAAGGGCTTCCTCTTTGTATCAATACTGACGATCCTGAGATATTTAACGTCAACTTGACTTATGAATACTTTAAACTTTGGAGATTTTTGGACTTCTCCTTGGATGAGATCGTGGATCTGATCCGACAAGGTGTATATGCTACTTTCCATCCTCAAAAAGAAACACTTTGGAAGGATATGGAAGTCCAGATCAAAAAAGTAAAAGAGAAATACGGCCTTTTAGAGCACAGCGTCCAATAA
- a CDS encoding ABC transporter permease — protein sequence MLFIALRQMSARKRQTILTLLGIVLGATAYIVISGIMLGLREYLIDQLVNNDAHIRISSQVKIIGEKDLDQVLFRSKEIPFWSVPPSGRRDTEQIENQAGWQKKVASDPEVEASSPQLQIKVIYRRGKIAEAGRIIGVKPESQAKVARIKENIILGDFLEIKESGNKLVIGEGLRLLLGARVSDTVYISTGKSEPIPFKIAASFQMGNKAVDESTAFANLGDVQSLNQTPNRISDIAVRLKDVSKATLKAREWAESGDVKVQSWEDVNATFISLFKMQDAIRYALVGTILLVAGFGIYNILNIVIGQKRREIAILRSIGYEAGDILKIFLIQGLILGIAGGVLGMVLGNLICRRLEHVSFSNPLMQTKSGMMMVSFAPSIYFQAFLLAFIATLIASVFPARSASKLSPIEIIRGE from the coding sequence ATGTTATTTATCGCTCTTAGGCAGATGTCTGCCCGCAAAAGACAAACCATTCTTACCCTACTTGGGATCGTTTTGGGAGCGACCGCCTATATAGTGATCTCAGGGATCATGTTGGGATTAAGGGAATATCTTATAGATCAACTAGTGAATAACGACGCTCATATAAGGATCTCTTCTCAGGTAAAAATTATTGGAGAGAAGGACCTCGATCAGGTACTTTTCCGTTCTAAAGAAATTCCATTTTGGTCCGTTCCTCCATCCGGAAGGAGAGATACTGAGCAGATCGAGAATCAGGCAGGATGGCAAAAGAAAGTCGCTTCCGATCCGGAGGTGGAAGCAAGTTCTCCTCAGCTTCAAATTAAAGTAATATATAGAAGAGGAAAGATTGCGGAAGCAGGAAGGATCATCGGCGTGAAACCTGAATCCCAAGCAAAAGTTGCCAGGATCAAAGAGAATATCATCCTAGGAGATTTTTTAGAAATTAAAGAAAGCGGTAACAAACTAGTAATAGGGGAAGGACTTCGGTTATTACTCGGTGCAAGAGTATCTGACACTGTTTACATCAGCACTGGAAAATCCGAACCGATACCATTTAAGATAGCCGCTTCTTTCCAAATGGGGAACAAGGCGGTCGATGAGAGTACTGCTTTCGCTAATTTAGGAGATGTACAAAGTTTAAATCAGACTCCGAATCGTATTAGCGATATTGCGGTCCGACTTAAGGACGTTTCCAAAGCTACGCTTAAAGCGAGAGAATGGGCAGAATCCGGAGACGTAAAAGTTCAAAGTTGGGAAGACGTAAATGCCACATTCATTTCTCTATTTAAAATGCAGGATGCGATCCGTTATGCGTTAGTCGGGACTATCCTTCTCGTAGCTGGATTTGGGATTTATAATATTCTAAACATAGTGATCGGACAAAAAAGAAGAGAGATCGCAATTCTGAGGTCCATCGGATACGAGGCAGGGGACATTCTGAAAATATTTCTGATACAAGGTCTGATTTTGGGAATAGCCGGAGGGGTTTTGGGAATGGTTTTAGGAAACCTTATTTGCAGGAGACTAGAGCATGTATCCTTTTCAAATCCTCTCATGCAAACCAAATCCGGCATGATGATGGTCTCGTTTGCGCCCTCCATTTATTTTCAAGCATTCTTACTTGCATTTATCGCCACTTTGATTGCCAGCGTTTTTCCCGCAAGATCTGCGAGTAAACTATCTCCAATAGAGATCATTCGGGGGGAATAA
- a CDS encoding GyrI-like domain-containing protein — protein MKVFLGVILALVISGIGYFYYLGAFDTVKVKEETLGPFYVLSHDRVGNYRNVGETFETIQKEFPEKGLKNYKLFGIYKDNPKNVPEEKLRCEVGALFSEPIAEIPSGFSLPLKYKIIEKKRYLTADFPVKSFVSIFLGIFKVYPELTKACLEKGCDMNGKASMEIYEPIVEKQTKYLFPLDSPGID, from the coding sequence TTGAAAGTCTTTTTAGGCGTTATTCTTGCCTTAGTTATTTCAGGGATCGGTTATTTCTATTATTTGGGTGCGTTCGATACCGTTAAGGTAAAGGAAGAAACATTGGGGCCATTCTATGTTCTTTCACATGATAGAGTAGGGAATTACAGGAATGTTGGAGAAACTTTCGAAACTATCCAAAAGGAATTTCCGGAAAAGGGACTTAAAAATTATAAACTTTTCGGGATCTATAAGGATAATCCAAAAAACGTTCCGGAGGAAAAATTAAGATGTGAAGTCGGAGCTTTATTTTCCGAGCCTATAGCCGAAATTCCTTCCGGATTTTCTCTACCTTTAAAATACAAGATCATCGAAAAGAAAAGATATCTAACTGCGGACTTTCCTGTGAAAAGTTTCGTTTCCATCTTTCTTGGAATTTTCAAAGTTTATCCGGAACTTACGAAAGCCTGTCTGGAAAAAGGTTGCGATATGAATGGGAAAGCCTCTATGGAAATTTACGAACCGATTGTTGAAAAACAAACGAAATATCTATTTCCTTTGGATTCTCCCGGGATCGATTGA
- a CDS encoding carbon-nitrogen hydrolase family protein: protein MHRFLLGLIQLNSGSDVDLNLQKCENFIREAAAEGAKLVGLPENFPFLGSEKEKLERAKEIKTKTVDLLSVISKKLNLTILAGGFPTPAPNGKVFNTSIIFGPDGKEKFEYHKIHLFDTDPGDGIEYRESRTVESGKTVPEIYKSPELGNISSVICYDLRFPELFREIARKDVEMIFVPSAFTKITGQAHWEILLRARAIENQCFIFAPAQTGIHLNGRETYGHSMVVDPWGNILGNAGEGEKLLVTEIDPEEVQKVRKKIPALKHRQIHS, encoded by the coding sequence ATGCACCGTTTTCTATTAGGACTGATCCAATTAAACAGCGGATCCGATGTGGACCTAAACTTACAAAAATGTGAGAACTTCATCCGTGAGGCGGCCGCCGAAGGTGCGAAGCTCGTCGGTCTTCCCGAAAATTTTCCTTTTTTAGGATCGGAAAAAGAGAAGTTAGAAAGGGCAAAAGAGATCAAAACAAAAACGGTGGATCTTCTCTCCGTTATTTCAAAAAAACTGAATCTAACTATCCTGGCAGGCGGATTTCCAACCCCTGCTCCTAATGGAAAAGTTTTCAATACGTCCATTATCTTCGGACCGGACGGAAAAGAAAAATTCGAATATCATAAAATCCATTTATTCGATACAGATCCGGGAGACGGAATTGAATATAGAGAATCCAGAACCGTGGAGTCAGGCAAAACCGTTCCGGAAATATATAAAAGTCCGGAACTTGGAAATATTTCCTCTGTGATCTGCTACGATCTTCGTTTTCCGGAATTGTTTCGGGAGATTGCAAGGAAGGATGTGGAAATGATCTTTGTTCCTTCTGCATTTACTAAGATCACGGGACAGGCTCATTGGGAAATTCTATTGAGAGCAAGGGCCATTGAAAACCAATGTTTCATATTTGCACCTGCCCAAACCGGAATCCACTTAAACGGAAGAGAGACCTACGGACATTCTATGGTAGTAGATCCTTGGGGAAATATCCTGGGCAACGCGGGAGAAGGAGAAAAATTACTCGTGACTGAAATAGATCCGGAAGAAGTGCAAAAAGTCCGCAAAAAAATACCGGCTCTAAAACACAGACAAATACATTCTTAA
- a CDS encoding membrane protein, whose translation MGILTQLREILKVSVPIDRKKFFISGTILFFIKYGIDRSLSYFVFNREWWAADYIKNPTGLFTLDPSSEDFVFYFTLIGFSLPFLYLGTVLCLKRLRSIGLSPFWVFLFFVPALNFLMFFLLCVLPENLYKSPGSESSAEFIPKSKLIVSIWSILITASITLLFSLFSTDILKTYGASLFIGGPFIIGFTSVALYSRTEFVGFKQALLISASSISLAGFLTFIVAMEGAICLMMAAPLAYFLGFLGGGIAYLLQAKSKFVSSVIPFLFLVLPSIAYLEANLDKESDWYMVETSLKISASKEKVWKGLFEFSDIPEPKELIFNAGVSYPVRARVEGKGIGAIRYCEFNNGVFVEAITKWDENNSLEFDVVRQPDAMKELSPYKNLRPTHLGGYFASKKGSFQLISLGKNETLLIGRTWFVNKFGPTTYWNVWIHWILHKIHYRVLDHIRNSVEVSS comes from the coding sequence ATGGGAATACTTACTCAACTTCGTGAGATCTTAAAAGTATCGGTCCCGATAGATCGTAAAAAATTTTTTATCTCCGGGACGATCCTTTTCTTCATCAAATATGGAATAGATAGATCCTTGTCCTATTTCGTGTTTAATCGGGAATGGTGGGCGGCTGATTATATAAAAAATCCGACAGGCTTGTTTACCTTGGATCCTTCTTCCGAGGACTTTGTTTTCTATTTCACTCTGATCGGATTCTCTCTTCCGTTTTTATATTTGGGAACCGTTCTTTGTTTGAAAAGGCTCAGGAGCATCGGCCTAAGTCCTTTTTGGGTATTTTTATTTTTTGTACCAGCTTTGAACTTTCTCATGTTCTTTCTGTTATGTGTGCTCCCGGAGAACTTGTACAAGTCTCCAGGATCGGAGTCTTCCGCAGAATTCATTCCAAAATCAAAACTGATCGTTTCCATTTGGTCGATCCTCATCACTGCGAGTATCACTCTTTTATTCAGTCTTTTTTCAACGGATATACTAAAGACATATGGAGCTAGTTTGTTCATAGGCGGACCTTTTATAATCGGCTTCACTTCCGTTGCTTTGTATTCCAGAACGGAATTCGTAGGTTTCAAGCAGGCGTTATTGATCTCTGCAAGTTCCATTTCTCTGGCCGGGTTTTTAACGTTTATAGTTGCGATGGAAGGGGCGATCTGTCTTATGATGGCGGCTCCATTGGCCTACTTTTTGGGATTTTTAGGTGGGGGGATCGCTTATCTTCTGCAGGCAAAATCCAAGTTTGTATCCTCTGTTATACCTTTTTTATTCTTGGTCCTTCCTTCTATCGCTTATCTGGAAGCGAATTTGGATAAGGAATCCGATTGGTATATGGTAGAAACCAGTCTGAAAATTTCCGCGTCCAAAGAAAAGGTCTGGAAAGGTTTATTCGAATTTTCTGATATACCGGAACCAAAAGAACTGATCTTTAATGCAGGAGTCTCTTATCCGGTTAGAGCAAGGGTGGAAGGAAAAGGGATCGGCGCCATTCGATACTGTGAGTTTAATAACGGAGTATTTGTGGAAGCAATCACCAAATGGGACGAAAATAATTCCTTAGAGTTTGATGTGGTTCGCCAACCGGATGCAATGAAAGAGCTTAGTCCTTATAAAAATCTTAGGCCTACACATTTGGGCGGATACTTCGCTTCTAAAAAGGGGAGTTTTCAACTCATTTCATTAGGCAAGAATGAGACACTTCTGATTGGGAGGACTTGGTTTGTAAATAAATTCGGTCCTACTACATATTGGAATGTTTGGATACATTGGATTTTGCATAAGATTCATTACAGGGTTTTGGATCATATTCGTAACTCCGTCGAAGTTTCTTCCTAA
- a CDS encoding DegT/DnrJ/EryC1/StrS family aminotransferase, whose translation MITARKTFLPFALPSISEKAIEEVAAVLRSGWITSGPKVKEFEEEFAKYTGAEFALALNSATAGLHLALESIGLCSEDAVLVPAVTFTATAETVCYFGAEPILTDVDPIFNLMTEATLKETIEKECVFSKGNLVHKKTGKTVRAVMPVHLAGAVCDMDSINSLAKEYHLYVIEDSAHAFPAVHKGERIGTHGDFTVFSFYATKGITTGEGGMVTTRHAHFAERMKLMRLHGINRETYGRPGWYYEVVSPGFKYNMSDIAAALGLVQLAEAEDLWRRRIQIAEIYRSEFADLPFLHLPLPAIDGEHSWHLFRVEVDTVPGKINRDILCSELQKRNIGSSLHFIPLYEHPFYQRFGFERKDYPNADAMYKRTLSLPLFAGMTDGDIDDVVTAVKDIFTNL comes from the coding sequence ATGATCACAGCAAGAAAAACGTTTTTACCTTTCGCTCTCCCCTCGATTTCAGAAAAAGCGATCGAAGAAGTGGCGGCGGTACTGCGCTCCGGTTGGATCACCTCAGGACCAAAAGTAAAAGAATTCGAAGAAGAATTTGCCAAATACACAGGAGCAGAATTTGCCCTGGCCTTAAATTCCGCAACAGCAGGACTTCACCTTGCTTTGGAATCCATCGGACTTTGTTCCGAGGACGCAGTACTTGTTCCTGCAGTGACATTTACCGCGACCGCAGAGACAGTTTGTTACTTCGGAGCCGAGCCTATCCTTACAGACGTTGACCCGATCTTCAACCTAATGACAGAGGCTACCTTAAAGGAAACCATCGAGAAAGAATGTGTGTTCTCCAAAGGAAATCTTGTTCATAAAAAAACCGGAAAGACAGTCCGTGCAGTCATGCCGGTGCATCTTGCAGGCGCTGTCTGCGATATGGATTCCATCAATTCACTCGCGAAAGAATATCATCTTTACGTAATTGAAGATTCCGCTCATGCCTTCCCCGCAGTTCATAAGGGAGAAAGGATCGGAACTCACGGAGATTTTACAGTATTCAGTTTTTATGCTACTAAAGGGATCACTACCGGAGAAGGCGGAATGGTCACAACTCGTCATGCACATTTTGCAGAAAGAATGAAGCTGATGAGACTTCACGGTATCAACAGAGAAACGTACGGAAGACCGGGCTGGTATTACGAAGTAGTTTCTCCGGGATTCAAATATAATATGAGCGATATCGCCGCAGCTCTCGGACTTGTGCAGCTTGCAGAAGCGGAAGATCTTTGGAGAAGAAGGATCCAAATCGCCGAGATCTACCGCTCGGAATTTGCGGATCTACCCTTTTTACATCTTCCTCTTCCTGCGATCGACGGAGAACATTCTTGGCATTTATTCAGGGTAGAAGTGGATACTGTTCCAGGAAAGATCAACAGAGACATACTTTGTAGTGAATTACAAAAACGAAATATAGGTTCCAGCCTTCACTTTATTCCTCTATACGAGCACCCTTTCTACCAAAGATTCGGATTCGAAAGAAAAGATTATCCGAATGCGGATGCAATGTATAAGAGGACTCTTTCACTTCCTCTATTTGCCGGAATGACCGACGGAGACATCGACGATGTTGTCACCGCGGTAAAAGATATTTTTACGAACCTGTAA
- a CDS encoding TetR/AcrR family transcriptional regulator, whose amino-acid sequence MIDRILERTFLLFLSSGFAKTNTDQIAKHIGISKRTLYKYYDTKDKLIDSVFELMRSKVQAKFDKVLQDKTKDPIDRLKEILFFISDLGSKMSKTFAKDIEMARPDLFITMREFRKQRILSLADLLREGQKAGQIRKDITPELTIDILIAAVDGILNPTYLFQSPYSNTMAFDAIVTIFLEGVQEENKPI is encoded by the coding sequence ATGATAGATAGAATTTTAGAAAGGACATTTCTCCTTTTTCTGTCTTCCGGTTTCGCAAAGACCAATACGGATCAGATCGCAAAACATATAGGTATCAGCAAAAGAACATTATATAAATATTATGATACCAAGGATAAGTTGATCGATTCCGTTTTCGAGTTGATGAGATCCAAAGTCCAGGCAAAGTTCGATAAAGTTTTACAGGATAAAACAAAGGATCCAATCGATCGCCTAAAGGAGATCCTGTTTTTTATCTCGGACCTGGGATCTAAGATGTCCAAAACGTTTGCAAAAGATATAGAAATGGCGCGTCCGGATCTATTTATTACCATGAGAGAGTTCCGTAAACAAAGGATCTTGAGTTTAGCGGACCTCCTCCGGGAAGGACAAAAGGCGGGACAAATTCGAAAAGATATCACTCCGGAGCTAACGATCGATATTTTAATAGCTGCAGTGGACGGGATCTTAAATCCGACTTACTTATTCCAAAGCCCTTATTCTAATACGATGGCATTCGATGCGATCGTTACCATATTCTTAGAAGGGGTACAGGAAGAAAATAAACCCATCTAA
- a CDS encoding DoxX family protein yields the protein MNKTFITVLYWVTTGLIAVGNLFGAYAYTSQSPQVLEGLAHLGYPGYVALILGPAKGLSALALLYPKFPRLKEWAYAGITFNVLGAGLSHLLAKDPNFATPFIFLALVAVSYITWRKLEAEKV from the coding sequence ATGAACAAAACATTTATTACAGTTTTATATTGGGTAACCACTGGGCTTATCGCTGTTGGAAATTTATTCGGCGCTTATGCATACACAAGCCAAAGTCCACAAGTTTTAGAAGGACTTGCTCATCTCGGTTATCCTGGCTACGTAGCCCTAATTTTAGGACCTGCTAAAGGTTTAAGCGCACTCGCACTTCTTTATCCTAAATTTCCAAGACTAAAAGAATGGGCTTATGCTGGAATTACCTTTAACGTGTTAGGTGCAGGACTTTCTCACCTTTTGGCAAAAGATCCAAACTTCGCGACTCCATTTATTTTCCTAGCATTAGTTGCTGTTTCTTACATCACTTGGAGAAAGTTAGAAGCAGAAAAAGTTTAA
- a CDS encoding efflux RND transporter periplasmic adaptor subunit, giving the protein MKISLPLDRWILLLKQRSKLLLWGSIPIILLMALLIWKGRNSDNDTSEIIKGSIIESVYGLATVSSSEVYHLRVAIPSAIRKIYVEEGDQVQEGTPLVEFDSFGTMKSPFSGVVTNVAYETKETVVPQTPVVTVMDLKKRYLTVSLEEKGAVKVKKGQKVRIRFEALGDKNFEGEVKSVYPADGQFQVNITPIGIPPEILPGMTADVAIETSSKENVILVPIKGIKSGKVKVLENGNVHIREVETGITNGEYAELVSGEVSLGDKVLVQEDK; this is encoded by the coding sequence ATGAAAATTTCTCTTCCATTAGATCGTTGGATTCTTTTGCTCAAGCAAAGATCTAAACTCCTACTTTGGGGCAGTATTCCAATAATCCTGCTTATGGCTCTTCTTATCTGGAAAGGTAGGAATTCCGACAATGACACTTCCGAGATCATAAAAGGCTCCATTATTGAATCGGTATATGGTCTCGCGACAGTTAGCTCGTCGGAAGTATATCATCTTAGAGTGGCAATCCCCTCTGCCATTCGAAAAATCTATGTGGAAGAAGGAGATCAGGTCCAAGAAGGAACTCCTCTCGTTGAGTTTGACAGTTTTGGTACTATGAAGTCCCCTTTTTCAGGCGTTGTGACTAACGTAGCTTACGAAACCAAGGAGACTGTGGTTCCTCAAACGCCTGTAGTTACAGTGATGGATCTGAAAAAGAGATACCTGACTGTATCCTTGGAAGAGAAGGGGGCAGTAAAGGTCAAAAAAGGACAAAAGGTCCGTATTCGTTTTGAGGCTTTGGGAGATAAAAACTTCGAGGGAGAAGTAAAGTCTGTTTATCCTGCAGATGGGCAATTTCAAGTTAATATCACTCCGATCGGAATTCCTCCTGAGATCCTTCCCGGCATGACTGCCGATGTCGCCATAGAGACTTCGAGTAAAGAAAACGTGATATTAGTCCCGATCAAAGGGATCAAGTCCGGAAAAGTTAAAGTATTAGAAAATGGTAATGTTCATATTAGAGAGGTCGAGACGGGGATTACGAATGGAGAATACGCCGAGCTTGTTTCTGGAGAAGTGAGTTTAGGGGATAAGGTGCTTGTCCAGGAGGATAAGTAA
- a CDS encoding adenylate/guanylate cyclase domain-containing protein, whose amino-acid sequence MSVFKTLFEYCRVPEKIWKKLLSIGVEDALGARYIVATNAVVLITAIFTLVYYIVFTTFGLVFPIWLYLLWTVNVFGYAFVLFFNFIRSHKAARLLLAVVGTMQLLMISRILPQEAGLDLYILASFAFPFYIFPPEEKKYIYMMEAALALLFVSVHIIPYFFDPILSLDPKYRSYFYFTSLILVVAWFSFIGKELAQAAWEADRSLKEEKAKTELLLLNILPRETAEELKKTGSSEPRLITQATVLFTDFYGFTSIAEKLTPNDLVKELDFCFRHFDSVTETHRLEKLKTIGDAYMCVAGVPSYRSSHAVDSLLAALEMLERLEELSKLKKGPNWKARIGIHSGPLVAGVIGARKFSYDVWGDTVNLASRMESNSEPGKVNVTQSIVDLTDEYFQFKSRGKLPVKNKEKTAMYFLLGLKPEFRDRKNPRNPNGKFWEEYGKQFGKREPIVSF is encoded by the coding sequence ATGAGCGTTTTCAAAACCTTGTTCGAATATTGCCGGGTCCCGGAAAAGATCTGGAAAAAATTACTATCGATCGGAGTAGAAGACGCCCTTGGAGCCAGATATATAGTCGCTACTAATGCAGTAGTGTTGATCACGGCTATATTTACATTAGTTTATTATATTGTATTCACTACATTTGGATTAGTATTTCCGATCTGGCTGTATCTACTCTGGACCGTAAATGTATTCGGATACGCATTCGTTCTATTTTTTAATTTTATACGTTCTCATAAGGCGGCGAGACTATTACTTGCAGTCGTAGGAACAATGCAGCTATTGATGATCTCAAGGATATTGCCGCAAGAAGCAGGGTTGGATCTGTACATTCTTGCAAGTTTTGCATTTCCTTTTTATATATTTCCTCCGGAAGAAAAGAAATACATTTACATGATGGAAGCTGCACTTGCTCTTTTGTTCGTTTCTGTGCATATTATACCGTATTTTTTTGATCCTATACTTAGTTTGGACCCAAAATATAGGAGTTATTTCTATTTCACCAGTTTGATCCTTGTGGTCGCCTGGTTTTCGTTTATAGGAAAGGAATTGGCGCAAGCCGCCTGGGAAGCGGATCGTTCCCTAAAAGAGGAAAAAGCCAAAACAGAATTACTTTTATTGAATATACTTCCCAGAGAGACTGCGGAAGAACTCAAAAAAACGGGAAGTTCTGAACCCAGACTTATCACTCAAGCTACCGTCTTATTCACGGATTTTTACGGATTCACTTCGATTGCTGAAAAGCTTACCCCAAACGACTTAGTGAAAGAGTTGGATTTTTGTTTTAGGCATTTCGACTCAGTCACTGAAACTCATAGATTAGAAAAATTGAAAACGATCGGAGACGCATACATGTGCGTAGCCGGAGTTCCCTCTTATAGATCCTCACATGCAGTCGATAGCCTGCTCGCTGCATTAGAAATGCTCGAACGTTTGGAAGAATTATCCAAATTGAAAAAAGGCCCAAATTGGAAGGCAAGAATAGGGATCCACTCCGGACCTCTCGTCGCAGGAGTAATCGGTGCACGAAAATTTTCCTACGACGTATGGGGAGACACAGTCAATCTTGCGAGTCGAATGGAATCCAATAGCGAGCCCGGCAAAGTAAACGTTACCCAATCCATCGTTGACTTAACCGATGAATATTTTCAATTCAAGTCCCGCGGAAAATTACCGGTGAAAAATAAAGAAAAGACCGCGATGTATTTTTTATTAGGATTAAAACCTGAATTCAGAGATCGAAAAAATCCCCGAAACCCAAACGGGAAATTCTGGGAAGAATACGGCAAACAATTCGGAAAAAGAGAACCGATCGTTTCCTTTTAA